The Deinococcus sedimenti genome includes a region encoding these proteins:
- a CDS encoding type II secretion system protein, giving the protein MRTKGFTLIWVLIMLVVLAAVSGAMLQSANTSDRTARAVARGALIRIQERNTLTYSQRLLEANAGSLLRALPAPSAFAAGDIQSQLQHQVDDWCPRDVDGSGSQVLIYFASTACGTALPAGHRAPAVQLKNSGPDLWTMEAEFLLVAGPSTHPTVRRGLLSASYGASPASTYALLSTGDTTLDSRVQIQGDAHVDGHLTLRGPVELSGALSTSNCQVVTSGCVGTAQVTLSDARTSAMSILPTPAHPAGLTGTLGFGQAGETAAMTLPTLSGLTIVASTVDLGVLSSGEQYIRACVTVMVCTTYLGTADGALRLGNVQNAPLISAWNGVIGITPVGGEVVIRPVNPDAPSVSRSLSLVVTGAGAARIDGNLMYTQTSCSADACTPDLTHDALSLQASRVTVTSRTVRTHATVITDQFIVTAPLTLFGSLIGTPAGISAQLSIQTDARARTGFAPVGVPRLAARWRQSAVTVDP; this is encoded by the coding sequence ATGCGAACGAAGGGTTTCACCCTCATCTGGGTCCTCATCATGCTGGTCGTCCTCGCCGCCGTCAGCGGCGCCATGCTCCAATCCGCCAACACCAGTGACCGAACCGCGCGAGCAGTGGCACGAGGCGCCCTCATTCGCATTCAGGAGCGCAACACCCTGACGTACAGTCAGCGTCTCCTGGAAGCCAATGCGGGTTCACTCCTCAGGGCACTCCCAGCGCCGAGTGCGTTCGCTGCCGGCGACATCCAGAGCCAGTTGCAGCACCAGGTCGACGACTGGTGTCCCCGGGACGTCGATGGCAGCGGAAGTCAGGTGTTGATCTACTTCGCCTCAACGGCCTGCGGGACCGCACTCCCCGCTGGGCACCGTGCGCCAGCAGTGCAATTGAAGAACAGTGGACCTGACCTCTGGACCATGGAAGCAGAATTCCTCCTCGTCGCGGGGCCGTCCACCCACCCCACGGTTCGCCGAGGTCTCCTCAGCGCGAGCTACGGCGCGTCACCAGCGAGCACTTACGCTCTCTTGAGTACCGGCGATACCACCCTCGACTCGCGCGTCCAGATCCAGGGTGACGCTCACGTCGATGGCCACCTCACGCTCCGGGGCCCGGTCGAGCTCTCGGGAGCGCTGAGCACGAGCAACTGTCAGGTGGTGACGTCTGGCTGCGTCGGGACTGCTCAGGTCACGCTCAGTGACGCGCGCACGAGCGCCATGTCGATTCTTCCCACCCCCGCTCATCCAGCGGGGCTGACTGGCACGCTCGGCTTCGGTCAGGCAGGAGAAACCGCTGCTATGACTCTTCCGACCCTCTCTGGCCTCACGATCGTCGCCAGTACCGTTGACCTCGGCGTGCTGTCCAGTGGAGAGCAGTACATCCGAGCCTGCGTGACCGTCATGGTGTGCACGACCTACCTCGGGACGGCAGACGGCGCCCTCCGCCTGGGGAACGTGCAGAATGCCCCACTGATCTCAGCGTGGAATGGGGTGATCGGCATCACTCCAGTGGGTGGCGAAGTGGTGATTCGGCCGGTCAATCCTGATGCGCCGAGTGTGAGCCGCTCATTGAGCCTGGTCGTGACTGGTGCTGGGGCGGCACGGATCGATGGGAACCTCATGTACACGCAGACCAGCTGCTCAGCAGATGCGTGTACCCCGGACCTGACTCATGATGCCCTCTCCCTGCAGGCCTCCAGAGTGACCGTGACCTCGCGGACCGTGCGGACCCATGCGACGGTCATCACGGATCAGTTCATCGTGACGGCCCCATTGACCCTGTTCGGATCGCTCATCGGGACTCCAGCCGGAATCAGTGCTCAGCTGTCCATTCAGACGGATGCCAGAGCCCGCACGGGCTTCGCGCCGGTCGGCGTGCCCCGACTGGCCGCGCGGTGGCGCCAGTCGGCCGTGACGGTGGACCCATGA
- a CDS encoding type II secretion system protein, whose product MRQGFTLIELLVVIAIIMVLAVLLLPSYAGAINDIDRKAATLHAQAVRLALNTALAGNPSVTTAAWGNVACTAAQDVTSSGVTAPNGGNGWSAAPRGAPCVATAETQRTYRVTVTLADGTTASAP is encoded by the coding sequence ATGCGCCAAGGATTCACGCTCATCGAACTGCTGGTGGTGATCGCCATCATCATGGTCCTCGCCGTCCTCCTCCTCCCCAGTTACGCCGGCGCGATCAACGACATCGACCGGAAAGCCGCCACCCTTCACGCCCAGGCCGTCCGACTCGCCCTGAACACCGCCCTGGCAGGCAATCCCAGCGTCACCACGGCCGCCTGGGGGAACGTCGCCTGCACAGCCGCTCAGGACGTCACGTCAAGCGGCGTCACGGCGCCCAACGGCGGCAACGGCTGGTCTGCCGCTCCCCGCGGCGCACCGTGCGTCGCCACCGCAGAAACGCAGCGCACCTACCGGGTCACCGTCACGCTCGCCGACGGAACCACTGCGAGCGCGCCGTGA
- a CDS encoding CAP domain-containing protein, with protein MKRFAACLIVLSSLLASCGGTTSTTPVTPPITTIPDPVPPTPPANPTPTPDPVPTTIFIPSAGAASGSGDGTITGTVRISPSVQEVELLTLANELRTKGTVNGQDFTAGTCVDGTFRKDTLQPLTFHGLLSYAARKHSTYIAEVGYDGHNELQTTSPFFYGGTPRERKNRAYSDFAVPASDLGLGEIVATGRTRPTPEAALRDWMASSPHCLILMNTTLKFMGAGYAYAAPNTAANRWGHSWTMMFY; from the coding sequence ATGAAACGTTTTGCTGCCTGTCTGATCGTTCTGAGCTCTTTACTCGCTTCATGCGGTGGTACGACTTCAACCACTCCTGTCACTCCACCGATTACCACGATTCCAGATCCTGTCCCGCCAACTCCCCCCGCTAATCCCACACCTACTCCTGATCCGGTACCGACCACGATATTCATCCCATCCGCAGGTGCTGCAAGCGGGAGCGGGGATGGAACCATCACAGGCACCGTCCGTATCAGCCCGAGCGTTCAGGAAGTTGAGTTACTCACTCTCGCCAACGAACTGCGCACAAAGGGCACTGTGAATGGCCAAGACTTCACAGCAGGCACCTGCGTAGACGGCACATTCAGGAAGGACACTCTTCAACCCCTCACGTTCCATGGGCTGCTGTCCTACGCAGCGCGCAAACACAGCACCTATATCGCCGAAGTCGGCTATGACGGTCACAATGAATTGCAAACTACCTCTCCGTTCTTCTATGGCGGCACACCGCGTGAGCGTAAAAACAGAGCGTATTCAGATTTCGCAGTACCAGCATCCGATTTGGGCCTAGGGGAAATTGTGGCGACTGGTCGTACTCGACCAACCCCTGAAGCCGCACTCCGCGACTGGATGGCTAGCTCACCCCATTGCTTAATCCTGATGAATACCACGTTGAAGTTCATGGGTGCAGGCTACGCATATGCGGCGCCAAACACCGCTGCCAATCGCTGGGGTCACAGCTGGACCATGATGTTCTATTGA
- a CDS encoding C39 family peptidase: MRARPGAMGLGSKNVKTRPAISVTPVPLKLSSVKCSNRITALLLATVAHITLGASALAQAQPSGYVLQGIPLVRQTYNACGPASITQVLAYYGLRTTQAAVSAQTRPTPRSYMTARAIVDYAPQVGMEARLFRGGSVHTVRTAIRNGLPLIALQTHVTPTRRIPHWRVVTGFDDARQVVYLMDPLLGYVTMPYPDFERVWADHQGTFAVLYPPNLRDLVRRAIG; this comes from the coding sequence ATGCGCGCGCGACCAGGCGCGATGGGCCTCGGATCCAAGAATGTGAAGACACGTCCAGCCATTTCGGTCACCCCTGTACCGTTGAAACTCTCAAGTGTGAAGTGTTCAAATCGCATAACTGCACTCCTGTTGGCAACGGTGGCCCATATTACACTGGGCGCATCTGCCTTGGCTCAGGCGCAGCCCTCCGGCTACGTCCTGCAGGGCATCCCTCTTGTCAGGCAAACATACAACGCCTGCGGACCGGCCAGTATCACACAAGTCCTGGCGTATTACGGCCTCCGAACCACCCAGGCAGCGGTCTCGGCCCAGACGCGCCCCACACCCCGTTCCTACATGACCGCCCGCGCGATCGTCGATTACGCTCCACAGGTCGGAATGGAAGCCCGCCTGTTCCGAGGAGGAAGCGTGCACACAGTCCGTACGGCGATCCGGAACGGACTGCCGCTGATCGCCCTGCAGACGCACGTGACTCCAACGCGCCGGATTCCTCACTGGCGCGTCGTCACTGGATTCGACGACGCCCGCCAGGTGGTCTATCTCATGGACCCACTGCTGGGGTACGTCACCATGCCGTACCCAGATTTCGAGCGGGTCTGGGCAGATCACCAGGGCACCTTCGCGGTCCTGTATCCGCCCAACCTGCGGGACCTGGTGCGCCGCGCGATCGGGTAA
- a CDS encoding RNA-guided endonuclease InsQ/TnpB family protein — MKATLTAKLKLHHTREQKAALDAVTLAYRGALNYTSHQAFEMNKTSNAAKIQKEVYTTLRQRFGLGAQMACSVPRKVAAAYKTLWTRVKQAAAKRAANPKARRYKGLDHAPKFVSRTLSYQYGRDYSFKTGQQVSISTLAGRLVLPYEGYRKHLDWIADGAQIGAAQLWYDKRKQQYFLLVPLEIELPDPEPVTHQQVVGVDVGMRYFAVASNLSGKAFFKSGKETLRMAERFQKARKSLQQKGTRSAVRRLVALSGRERRFIADTNSSLASALLKTYPHALIGVEELTGVRDRTERRSRPTSSEKTREANRRRAKWSYAELLGFLAYKAPLLGSMVVKVDAHYTSQTCPKCGHCSCDNRPRKGLMFVCEGCRYQLHADLVGARNVGLRAWLVRQDWMSTGRLSCAPDVSDAETKAARLSRYAELRWSPDTSPRL, encoded by the coding sequence GTGAAAGCCACGCTGACCGCCAAGCTGAAGCTACACCACACCAGGGAGCAAAAAGCTGCCCTGGACGCGGTGACGCTGGCCTACCGGGGCGCGCTGAACTACACCTCACACCAGGCGTTCGAGATGAACAAAACCTCCAACGCCGCCAAGATTCAGAAGGAGGTCTACACCACCCTCCGACAACGCTTCGGGCTCGGTGCTCAGATGGCCTGCTCGGTCCCCCGGAAGGTCGCAGCCGCCTACAAGACCCTCTGGACCCGCGTCAAACAGGCCGCCGCAAAGCGGGCAGCGAACCCCAAAGCCCGCCGGTACAAGGGACTTGACCACGCACCGAAGTTCGTGAGCCGTACGCTGTCGTACCAGTACGGGCGTGACTACTCCTTCAAGACCGGCCAGCAGGTCAGCATTTCCACGCTGGCGGGCCGTCTGGTGCTGCCCTACGAGGGTTACCGGAAGCATCTGGACTGGATCGCTGATGGTGCCCAGATCGGCGCCGCACAACTCTGGTATGACAAGCGGAAGCAGCAGTATTTCTTGCTCGTCCCGCTGGAGATCGAACTTCCAGACCCTGAACCCGTGACACACCAGCAGGTGGTGGGCGTGGACGTGGGGATGCGGTATTTCGCGGTCGCATCGAATCTCTCAGGGAAAGCGTTCTTCAAGTCGGGGAAGGAAACGCTCCGCATGGCGGAGCGTTTCCAGAAGGCCCGCAAGTCGCTTCAGCAGAAAGGCACCCGTTCCGCAGTCCGCCGTCTGGTGGCGCTGTCGGGACGGGAAAGACGGTTCATTGCTGACACCAATAGTTCTCTTGCTTCTGCACTTCTCAAGACCTACCCCCATGCCTTGATCGGTGTCGAGGAACTGACCGGAGTTCGTGACCGTACGGAAAGACGCTCGCGCCCCACCAGTTCCGAAAAGACCCGCGAGGCCAATCGTCGCCGTGCGAAGTGGAGTTACGCCGAGTTGCTGGGATTCCTGGCGTACAAGGCGCCGCTCCTGGGCAGTATGGTGGTGAAGGTGGACGCGCACTACACCTCGCAGACCTGCCCGAAGTGTGGGCATTGCAGCTGCGACAACCGCCCACGGAAAGGGTTGATGTTCGTCTGTGAAGGGTGCCGGTACCAGTTGCACGCGGATCTGGTGGGGGCCAGGAATGTGGGACTCAGGGCATGGCTTGTCCGGCAGGACTGGATGAGCACGGGGCGGTTGTCATGCGCCCCTGATGTGTCGGACGCTGAAACCAAAGCGGCTCGCCTTTCGAGGTACGCCGAGTTGCGGTGGAGTCCAGACACAAGCCCCCGCCTTTAG
- a CDS encoding replication initiator protein A gives MVTGLPMKPIRETQYHDELNLARLNVILATNRTKLQHWQKRLQLDAFGEIAVECTAAKGHVVPHGLDNDVLMGLITGAVLQNVEPGGEIRLTATELIRLSGLPDCERVFQRLEESLERLQWTALKISEAWLDEGKQHARSIKLSIVSKHWVENVVDATVKNPGQWQSTTKLVIRLDPELTRSIRIGYIRPLNSAILGQIKQPMGRSVYRALSLLRTTSTTSGAPLYMELPLVAWADHLGLTHHLPELNFVQKIQRALEPAHAALQSAGYLKEVKYSGRGDAKTVSYTFAAEEMQPANPEVAQLLRPHLGEQRAIQLSTELTPEHVRTVLGQFERLLQTDYSRKVRSRPGLLHDMLINPGKYNSVTGLPEKPAARQPIRQLLPIDDVMPTPNQAAFEMTFKVVSRTWQEATIRQYKPRLWELYKNGRITTFDLSQQLSNLDPSLVDAQLDRWEQAI, from the coding sequence ATGGTCACAGGGCTGCCCATGAAGCCGATTCGTGAAACGCAGTATCACGATGAGCTGAACCTGGCTCGGCTGAACGTCATCCTGGCGACAAACCGGACCAAGCTGCAGCACTGGCAGAAGAGGCTCCAGTTGGACGCATTTGGGGAAATTGCCGTCGAGTGCACCGCGGCCAAGGGCCACGTGGTCCCACACGGTCTCGACAATGACGTCCTGATGGGGCTCATCACGGGAGCCGTACTGCAGAATGTTGAGCCTGGAGGCGAGATCCGGCTGACCGCGACCGAACTCATTCGGCTGAGCGGTCTCCCTGACTGTGAGCGAGTCTTCCAGCGCCTTGAGGAATCCCTTGAACGGCTCCAGTGGACTGCCCTGAAGATCAGCGAGGCCTGGCTGGACGAAGGCAAACAGCACGCGCGCAGTATCAAACTGTCCATCGTCAGCAAACACTGGGTTGAGAACGTTGTAGATGCCACGGTCAAGAATCCGGGTCAATGGCAAAGCACGACGAAGCTGGTTATCCGGCTGGACCCGGAGCTGACGAGAAGTATTCGCATCGGGTACATCAGGCCGCTCAACAGCGCCATTCTCGGTCAGATCAAGCAGCCGATGGGGCGGAGTGTCTACCGCGCACTGTCGCTCCTGCGCACCACCTCAACGACCAGTGGAGCGCCGCTGTATATGGAACTCCCGCTCGTCGCCTGGGCCGATCACCTTGGGTTGACGCATCACCTCCCAGAGCTCAACTTCGTTCAAAAGATTCAGCGGGCGCTGGAACCTGCACATGCCGCTTTGCAGAGCGCAGGCTACCTGAAAGAGGTCAAATATAGTGGCCGAGGGGACGCCAAAACCGTGTCATACACGTTCGCTGCGGAAGAAATGCAGCCAGCCAATCCAGAGGTTGCACAATTGCTCAGGCCACACCTCGGAGAACAGCGCGCCATTCAATTGTCCACTGAACTGACGCCAGAGCATGTCCGGACGGTCCTGGGGCAATTCGAGAGGCTGCTACAAACTGACTACAGCCGGAAAGTTCGTAGCCGACCAGGTCTGCTCCACGACATGTTGATCAACCCAGGTAAATACAACAGCGTCACCGGCCTGCCGGAAAAGCCCGCAGCCAGACAGCCGATCCGGCAGCTCTTGCCCATCGACGACGTCATGCCGACACCCAACCAGGCTGCCTTCGAGATGACCTTCAAAGTCGTGTCCAGAACTTGGCAGGAAGCCACCATCCGGCAGTACAAGCCAAGGCTATGGGAACTCTACAAGAATGGTCGTATCACGACATTCGACCTGTCACAGCAGCTATCCAACCTGGACCCATCGTTAGTGGACGCACAACTTGACCGTTGGGAACAGGCCATCTGA
- a CDS encoding pilus assembly FimT family protein, with protein sequence MNHAGFSLAEVLVVIAITALLTAIGVTALPKQNNDVTLDGLPARFASALESAHSQALAERAAVTLTGTARELSVTSLDGTERVSFSPAQVAGTITIQPGGTTTGTVTLTMPNGTCSLYSLTLYGTSAAGTC encoded by the coding sequence GTGAACCACGCAGGATTCAGCCTGGCGGAAGTCCTGGTCGTCATCGCCATCACGGCCCTCCTCACTGCGATCGGCGTCACCGCACTGCCCAAACAGAACAATGACGTCACCCTGGACGGCCTGCCCGCCCGGTTCGCGAGCGCCCTGGAAAGCGCACACAGCCAGGCACTCGCTGAACGCGCCGCAGTCACCCTCACCGGCACGGCCCGGGAGCTCAGCGTGACCTCCCTCGATGGCACGGAGCGCGTCTCGTTCTCACCTGCGCAGGTCGCTGGCACGATCACCATCCAGCCGGGCGGAACCACGACGGGCACGGTCACCCTCACCATGCCCAACGGCACGTGCAGTCTCTACAGCCTGACCCTGTACGGCACCAGTGCAGCCGGGACCTGCTGA
- a CDS encoding type II secretion system protein, whose amino-acid sequence MIKPTPPPTSGFTLIEVLVAITIAVLVVGFVVAIIPRATSASAEQAQTVQATARVNAVTQVLAEQFNDDTFQGFTAGSSSTLTAVFATGAPVTVPLQRDFATLSTISVPGLSAPVGSQVLLVTSSGISKVASVTAVPGTGLITLDCQPGLPTTGAILAYPARTLTLALHGGTITRTSHGVTSTLGSSDGVAFSYLYETPSGSLVRDPAGAPANRVSAGTLVGLVPVSTTARADRATSVPLQVNTIRRLLGCTESAAVTPNEARLNVTITGLPTGVTPDVNLSGPDASVNGQKPTSSRSYQNVQRGTYAMTAQQVSAGGRTYVPQVRGSPATLHNTWGQIFMVASYREARGIITFNVTGLPNGGQGTVTLTGPDPQTVNVSNGSTAVDVAAGSYIVSAPAVTRGGVTYTPTFPATTTVTSGGNVSLTINYTAPTVSTLNVTVAGLPAGVSAYISAIHSSTSFNSTRLLSNGTSSFVSIPPGTYIVSGTPWGSYETGASSVNVPAGGTGNVTVTYAIASVPPDPPIPPVSPRIDPPPPSSPTPTPLPPSDPTPTPPPPSEPPPSGGGGGGPPQCFYDGHGDGSCGF is encoded by the coding sequence ATGATCAAACCCACACCCCCACCCACAAGCGGATTCACCCTCATCGAAGTCCTGGTTGCCATCACGATCGCTGTTCTGGTCGTGGGCTTCGTCGTGGCCATCATCCCTCGCGCGACCAGCGCGTCCGCCGAACAGGCCCAGACCGTTCAAGCGACTGCACGGGTGAATGCTGTCACCCAGGTCCTCGCTGAGCAGTTCAACGACGACACCTTTCAAGGCTTCACTGCGGGATCCAGTTCCACTCTCACCGCGGTGTTCGCGACAGGCGCCCCAGTCACGGTTCCCCTCCAGCGCGACTTCGCCACCCTCTCCACCATCAGCGTACCTGGCCTGAGTGCGCCGGTGGGCAGTCAGGTGCTGCTTGTCACCTCATCCGGCATCAGTAAAGTCGCGTCCGTGACAGCCGTGCCGGGCACGGGGCTGATCACACTCGACTGTCAGCCCGGTCTGCCCACCACCGGAGCGATTCTGGCGTACCCCGCTCGCACGCTCACGCTGGCGCTTCATGGTGGCACCATCACTCGCACGAGTCACGGCGTGACGAGCACGCTGGGCAGCAGTGACGGCGTCGCGTTCTCCTACCTCTACGAGACCCCATCCGGCAGTCTCGTACGTGACCCGGCAGGTGCCCCCGCGAACCGCGTGAGCGCCGGGACGCTCGTCGGACTCGTGCCCGTCAGTACCACGGCCCGAGCCGACCGCGCCACATCCGTGCCGCTCCAGGTGAATACCATTCGCCGTCTGCTCGGCTGTACCGAATCGGCCGCCGTCACCCCGAACGAGGCGCGCCTGAACGTGACCATCACCGGCCTGCCCACTGGCGTCACCCCGGACGTCAACCTGAGTGGCCCGGACGCTTCCGTGAACGGTCAGAAACCCACGTCCAGCCGCAGCTACCAGAACGTCCAGCGCGGCACCTACGCCATGACCGCCCAGCAGGTCAGCGCGGGCGGCCGTACGTACGTCCCGCAAGTTCGCGGCTCACCCGCCACGCTCCACAACACGTGGGGGCAGATCTTCATGGTGGCCAGCTACCGCGAAGCCCGGGGAATCATCACCTTCAACGTGACAGGACTCCCGAACGGCGGTCAGGGCACGGTGACCCTGACCGGACCAGACCCACAGACCGTCAACGTGTCCAACGGGAGCACGGCCGTCGACGTCGCTGCTGGCTCGTACATTGTGTCCGCACCGGCAGTGACTCGGGGTGGCGTGACATACACGCCGACGTTCCCTGCCACCACCACCGTCACCTCAGGTGGAAACGTCAGCCTGACGATCAATTACACCGCACCCACGGTCTCCACACTGAATGTGACGGTCGCCGGCCTGCCCGCCGGTGTATCGGCATACATCTCCGCGATTCACTCTTCGACGAGTTTCAATAGCACGCGACTGCTCAGTAACGGCACATCGAGCTTCGTGTCGATTCCGCCGGGCACGTACATCGTGAGTGGTACGCCGTGGGGTTCATACGAAACGGGGGCTTCTTCCGTGAACGTCCCGGCAGGGGGCACAGGTAACGTCACCGTCACCTACGCCATTGCCAGTGTACCACCAGACCCCCCGATTCCCCCTGTCTCGCCAAGGATCGACCCACCACCTCCGAGTAGTCCGACACCAACTCCATTACCACCGAGTGATCCGACGCCAACCCCGCCGCCACCAAGCGAGCCCCCTCCAAGCGGTGGAGGTGGGGGTGGCCCCCCACAGTGTTTCTATGACGGCCACGGCGATGGATCGTGCGGTTTTTAG
- a CDS encoding IS5 family transposase, which translates to MTRSAYPNDLTDAEWNVLQPFLPPEARRGRPRIWSLREILDGIFYVLRGGIAWRAMPHDLQPWQTVYHYHRLWRLRGVWEELHTTLRELVRQREGRDATPSAGIIDSQSVKTTEAGGPRGYDGGKKVKGRKRHLLVDTLGLVMAIKVHEADIQDRADAVLLLRELPNVFPRMKHLWADAGYTGKLAGDIKTYLGWTLEIVKHPWSGWQGTWAPKDAPPRIVEVPNGFVVLKRRWVVERTFAWLGKSRRMAKDYEALVETAENLVYEVMIRLMVR; encoded by the coding sequence ATGACCCGATCCGCGTACCCGAATGACCTCACCGATGCCGAGTGGAACGTCCTCCAGCCGTTCCTCCCACCCGAGGCGCGACGTGGTCGCCCGCGGATATGGTCATTGCGGGAGATCCTGGACGGCATCTTCTACGTTCTGCGGGGCGGCATCGCTTGGCGAGCGATGCCGCACGACCTTCAACCCTGGCAAACCGTGTACCACTATCACCGACTGTGGCGGCTCCGGGGCGTCTGGGAGGAACTTCACACCACGCTTCGCGAACTAGTACGTCAGCGCGAGGGTCGCGATGCGACCCCAAGCGCAGGGATCATCGACAGCCAATCGGTGAAAACGACCGAGGCCGGTGGGCCCCGCGGCTATGACGGAGGCAAGAAGGTCAAGGGGCGGAAACGTCATCTCCTGGTCGATACGCTGGGCCTCGTGATGGCCATCAAAGTGCATGAAGCGGACATCCAGGACCGCGCCGACGCGGTCTTGCTCCTGCGTGAGCTACCGAATGTCTTTCCGCGCATGAAACACCTCTGGGCCGATGCGGGCTATACCGGCAAGCTGGCGGGCGACATCAAGACCTACCTGGGCTGGACGCTGGAGATCGTGAAGCATCCCTGGTCGGGCTGGCAGGGTACCTGGGCGCCGAAAGACGCACCTCCACGAATCGTGGAGGTGCCGAACGGCTTCGTCGTCCTGAAGCGCCGCTGGGTGGTCGAGCGGACGTTCGCGTGGTTGGGCAAGTCTAGGCGGATGGCGAAAGACTACGAAGCGCTGGTGGAAACCGCAGAGAACCTCGTGTATGAAGTCATGATCCGCTTGATGGTGCGCTGA